The following DNA comes from Erigeron canadensis isolate Cc75 chromosome 3, C_canadensis_v1, whole genome shotgun sequence.
tgtgtgtgagtgtGTCGATCTACTTCAAAAGACGGTAAGAAACAAATTCTAAACCATGTTGCAATTTCGGTGAATACGTACATAAAGGAAGCGGATGTCATTCAGAATTTATAAGAATTTAAACACGCATTCTTTATCGTTAACAGTGTGACACTCGTTTTTTATATCTCAATCccttgaaaaaatatatttactcgtaagaatttatttatgtaatgtttatctggtaatgatgtttttatataaactttctATTGTAAAGTATCTAGTCATGAGTAATTTGGATTTGAACAAAGCCTCCAACCGTAGAAGAAGATGAGACTTATTGATCATGAATCTTTCGTTCggcaatttttttaaattttcgaaGAGGCACATCTTTTCTACAAACACACTATGCCTACAAAATGGTTTTTCTACTTGTAAAGATcgatttattaaataaaaaagggttTGTAAGAGGTGTCACTAGCAGAATACGAGGTAAAAAACCACGTACTCGAACAAATTGAATCTTTAACGAAATAAGGTGTCTATGAAGGGTGAGTGTAATCATATACGTATtactttgaaaaaaactttgacATGTTCTGGAAGAGAAGATGGCGGCATGTGATAACATTTATCAAGTATCACAATCTTGAATTGCTATATCTCAACCATCACAATCTTGAATTGCTATATATCACCCggtatatattcattttctgcTCGCTAAACACATCATCACAGAAGAAAAAACACATCaacattaatttattattcaAAATGCATGAATTGCAACACCATTTAGGATTTGTGTGTCTTACCATTTATTAGAGAAGATTGATATATAAATACgtatgacatatatataattagtcaaAGTAGTAAAAAATTGTCTATACAAGtctgttatatttttattaggTAAATGAATTATAGGTAACTGAATTTTAGTAGTATTTTATTAGGTAAATGAATTAAAGGTAATAAATGTGATCCAAAGGTTCTTGATACGTTATGATGTGAAACATGAATTGAAGAATAGTTTCCATAATAGAAAAACTAAACCGTTACCTTAGGAGCATTGTTTAGAAAATCCCTTAAACTAATTAGcattcaaaacataataataaatagcattcaaaacataataataaaaacacaataatAAATAGAATAGGAATAAAAAGTTTCAGGGTAATTAAGGGACTaaagtattttaattattttaaactaATTAGCATTCAAAACAGTTTAATAGACAAGAACTATACTGCTAAATGCGTGTTTTACTGCCAACGATGACTAGTCCAACTGGTAAGAGGCATCtcaggttttacccaaggtcttgagtttgatCCTTATGGATGACAAGTCTTagggttttttcctccgaatacttgtaacggcccatggtcaacatctcgttgtctagggtacgtgcgaggcttcaccattatacagtgaggttttcctgatgtcgcataccgactgaatgttcgaaaaaaagaAATGCATGTTTTACTCTATCCCACATATGGTACCTCCCGACAGAAGCAAAGCAGCTATTCTTGTATCTACACGTGAATTATTGAACTTTAATTAGACTACAAAATATTCCAATAAGTTTGATTTAATATAGTcacatataattattatattcataacatgaaacttaaattatatattgaatAACAAAATAGCAATATAAATAGTATTAGTTTGGgtaaaatataataacaattagATATAAAAGTTTCTATAAGAGTATTatagtaattaataaaaaaaaaaaaaaggaacatagtattatagtaataataaaaataggaacatatatagataaattaatacccaaattttataatttgtcCAGTCTCAATTTGATACCGCTACAAAATTGGATCCAATTGATAAAATATTATAGACTGGGATTTTCAAGAATTTCGGCTCATTAGACCCTGGTTGGATAGCGGACATTGAACCGGCCAGTCCAAAATCAGACCGATATTCGGAACGTTTTAGACCAGGTCAAAGAAAGTAAAATCTTTGGACAGGTTACCGGAGATGGATCTTCGCGGTCGGGAGGGTTGCAATTTTCAAGAAGGGACTATGTGGCTGGATACATAAGGCGTTGGAGACGTAATTGAAGAGGGTGATGGGTTAGTGGCGGTTAGTGACAATAGCAGTACGTTGTAGCGGGAATTTGTAAAAAGAGACAGATCAAGGGTCGCACCATGAAGTGTTTTCTGATGAAACGTTTGCATGGTTGTGGTGGGAAGCAGTGGCATATATAgttggtttttttataaaacgATGGTGgcttttttggtataatatttGGTTAGAAGCAGACGGCATATGAAAAAATAATGAGTGGTgacgttttataaaagttgtaccAGCTTGTGCTAGCCTTACACAACTTTTATTGACTTTTTTAAATAGTAATAAATGTCAATTTTCATTTATCTAATACTAtgttataaagcattttgtttttttttttttatttagaaaataGCCAACTAACAAAAAACAATCTTCAATATACgaaaatacctttttttttcaaattcactaaaaatacccataaaatcACAGGACCGCAAGGAGGAGATGTGGATCGCAAGAACTCCTTGCGGATCGCAAAGACTCCTTGCGATTCTCAAGCAAGgcttgcgatccgcaagcaCTGCTtgctattttgactttttttgagtaatccataattaaaaaattcaaaaaaatctcacaaaaaaatcttatccataaataaaaaaaagtcaaaatcacaAGCATTGCTTACAGATTGCAAGAAttgcttgcggatcgcaagcatcgcttgcgatccgcaagcaTCGCTTGCGATCCGCAAGGAGTTCTTGCGCTCCGCATCTCCTCCCTGCAGTCTTGCgtttttatgggtatttttggtgTATTGGAAGAAAGTTGGGTATTTTCGTATATTGAAGAtggtttttggttatttagGCTATTTATTTGAACAACCCAAAATACCccgattctttattcactaatttaaacatctctatctaatatacctataataaccttaaatctcaatcactttTTCTCTCCTAAAAtgtcaaccacttatttttttctctcatctataaatcattttattcctttaattcattcaaaatcttttatctcaaaaatcgtatatcaataaattataaaaattgtatggatgtttataaaattccatgctctttcattagagatgtcattcgatatactttcgacgaacttttaaatccaagggcggaacccgtacggctaagacatttggctatcatacttaTGACTTGActtatcaccccaccatctcaccgcctcAACGCCCAGTCCCTCTTCTAACTAAAAAGAACTACAATTGCAAACGAACACTAATTGGGTTTGTATGTTAATTCTTAGCATTGCAATTTTAGAGATGCAACTCATAAAGGGATCAAGTCATGTGTTCGTTCGCAAGTGTAGAAGAATTTGGATTGAGATAAAATTTTGGGTAAAAGGTAAACCCTGGTTAGATTCACTGAAATAAATTTTGGCAACAAGATAATCGTCTTTTGATCATTGCCACACGAGGGAAGGTACAGATAATGAGATTATCACCATCGCTCATGTGTGTGTAGTCCTCGCAGAATTGTGCATTAGAAGCTGTTATAATATGTTTCCATTAAAAATTAATCTACATCAAaaaaatttgacaaaaatattGCTACACTGCTTAATATGAGCTCAATAATGATACAAAAATTACATTGACAAATTGCATTAAAGTAAGAATTCTGTTGTTGTCCTACATAAGAAGAACACAAGTGCTATTTTACGGTTTTACTTCTCTACCAGATCGGTAAATACAGCATTGCAAACTAATCTTTCTtgctaaaagaaaataaaaattaaattaaattaaagccAGTATGAAGCATAAGCTAATAAATACAGAAGTCGAAGGAGAACGCACAGATATATATTATCCATGACCAGTAGGATCATCAAGCCCACTCACAACAAAACACATCCTGACATGGAGTTGGCATAATACCAGCATTCTTGTTTGTTCATGCTATACTTGACATTGATCTTTGCAGAAATGCATCACAATCCTAAAATCTGAAGGAACAAAGAAAATAGAACAAAACATTAGAAGAGGAAAAATTGACGGATTACCAACTggcatatttttatataatctatatatttacACCTAACTTTGCAAACCATGATGAGTGTACACCATCACCAGAAAAATGGATCAACATAACCTTACCCACCTCTAAAGTTGAAACTTCCAAACAAACCTTATTCTCTTACTCAAAGTTACAGATAGAGTGCAAAACAGAAGCAAACAATAAAATGGAAATGTTTAAGAGAAATATTTGCTTAATAAGAAAATACTTTTTGAGTGATTTGTACCTCTTCTGCAATAATTTTgttaaagtatttttaaaatatcaaatgtaTTTGTTTTGCCAAAAAACGTAACAAAATACTTGTAATAACtataagaacaagaaaagataaTATAGATAGGCAAACATCACAGAATGTGTATAAATAACTATTATCCAACAAATAAATGCCACGTACGTATTTATTTAGCAATTTGATCACCTACAGAGACTAATGTAGATGTAAAGAAAGTTAAAAGAATGGAATAATTGAGATGTAAACTCTACCCTTTTAACCTCTATTTTTCTTCCAACCGACGGAGCACTGACTCTGCAAAACGTTGCTGCCTGCAAGACATTGAAAGACAGAGTCCcaatacatataaattaatgtTGCCGTTATTAGTACATAGAGACAATGCATAAAATGGAACCAACTTTATCAAATATCTGTTCCGAGTAAACAAGTTAGTTTCAAATCGGGAAAAagtgaaaaaccaaaaaagtttcaaaagtttatatcGAAATTGATTTGTCAAGTGAATTTGTATTCAGTTTTCATGCCAGCAGAGTTGGTACCacaaaagataaaagaaaaacaagttcAAGGTTATTGAGACATTAGCTGCCACATCATTATGTTTCCAGGGAAACTGAATCAGATTACCTTGAATCAAAGTTATTAGAAGTTTGCTACCtataaaatcttttttaattcTCAAGGATCTGTGTAAGCTAAAAAAGGTTGGTTATCTATAATAGTATTTTGACAAAAGTTGGACTtaggaaaataataaaagttagcTTACTTGCGTTCCCTATGTTTTGGGCTAGGGCGAGAGTATTTCAAGTACCCATCCCAAGGGACCATCTTAAGACCTGCACGAACAGAGATGATGTGCCTGACCCTGCAACAGAGCAAATTTAAGAAAAGACAACTTTAGACACTGGGGCATTAAAAGCAATTACTCTGCATATTTTAAGCTAAGCAGAAGCCGTCAAACCTTTCTGCGAACTCAATAGCTGTTTCTCCGGGCTTCATATTTTGAGGCTCAAGGTACCAAACATCACAAACCACGGCCCATGATGTCATCAATTGCAATAGGTGGGTTGTAAAGGATTGTCTGCAAAACGAAATTACTCATTTTGACACACGTCAAttgaataaatgaaaatgaaatcaaCATAGATTTGGACAAAAATCTCATACTTTTTGCTATTCCAGAAGGCATCAACAAAAATCTTGTTGTACTTGATCGCAATTGGGCAGACAGTGGCCCCAAGTTCAAATGCACCCTAGATACAGATTACCAACATATCAATACAACTATGAAGATGGTGAAATATGTTATTATTTCGAACCAGAGTTATGACCTTCAACAAAACAATGGCATATGTATTTCCACCAAACCAAGTTTTACCCAAATTTGTAAACCGATAACAAATCGTAGGGAGCAAAACTAtagttcaaaacttcaaatcacCAAATGCATGATTTGTTGCCAAGAAAGCTGTTCTTAACAATAGTTTTAAAgtgtgacaaaaaaaaaaaaaaagaagaagaaaaaaggcaGCCCCAGTgggttaaatcaaaaaaattttgGGTCAGCACAAGTTTTTTTACTATGGGTTTGATTGGTTTAGGCATCCCACAAACATCtttttgttcctttttttttatcaaataaagtaTCTTATTACAAAGTTTTATCTTTAAACACAATTTTGAGATTTATACAATCTAAATATACTTTGGAAGACTTCTGGCCTGTTTGACTTGTTTTCAGTTTTGCAAATCTAGGTTTATCAGTTTCGTAAGACAAAACTATGACCCAGATCTACCCATATAAACACAAATGAGTCATGCCACCTTTACCGTAAAGGATCCTTCTTCCGATAGATGGAAACAACATTCTGATGTAACCAATCAACTATCTCACCATGtaaacataatattatataagggTGAGCAAAAAAACGAACCGAATACACCAAAAACTGATCTATCAGAACTGACCCACTATAAAACCAATGGATCAGTTTGTTAATTTTTGATTAACTGATTGGATCGGTTCGGTTTGGTTAGGTGGATAAAAACCGACCCGCTATCCGCTCCAATTACCTTCAATATGCTTTACTTAATATATGTTGCATGCGAATCATGATCTAAATTATTGGAatttgaccttttgaacttctTTATTAGACTAcaaatttattatagttttggaTGGACTTGAAGTTTTAAGTATAATGGGTTTTCATTTAGTTAATTTAATGGGTTTTCATATATCTTTTGGGCTTTTAACTAatcgtgaaaaaaaaaaaaaagaaaaaaaaagaaaaaaaaaaaaaaaaaacaggttcATAACGCTATTTGACTTTCTGCAAAGTTTTGCAATCTATCCTTGATGTTAAcatatgaaaaacaaatataactGAAACTGAACAAAACcaacaaaccaaaaaccaatCAGTTTCAATTTAGGATTATTGGATAGCTAAAATTTTCAGTTCGGATTTTGTTTTTGGCCCAAAACTGAGCCATACTCACTAGCAAGTACAGCTAATTCAATATGGGTCAAGAAATGTACCTTTTTAAACATAACAGTGTAGTTATTATTTACACAAGTTCCTTCAGGGAATATAAGAAGAGGATTGTTGTCGGCTCCTTCAACATGTTCCCTTAACCTGAAATGCAAGGATATATCACGACTTTGTACAAACCtgacaaacaaaaaaagaacaaaGCTTGGACTGAATACACTTCACATACTTTCTAGCTACTATTTCACGATCCTTTGCTTCAGAACGATTGAACCATATACATCCCACACTTTCCAAAATAGTGCTTTGCAGAAGTCCTGCATGAAAAGCAACATTAAATAACATTCTTCATACTTTATTTTTTCCACAGGTCATTCTTTCATGTCTCAAATTTAGCATTTCACATAAAGTTCCCAAAGTTCATTAGAATAAACAGAAACATATAGGTCAATATATTGAGatacacaaattaaatatgtGCACGTACCAACCCAGCCAGGGTGTTTCTGCATAATGACTGCAAATGCAGTCATCTGTTCTAAAACAATGAAATCAATCATTGATGTATGATTGGCCACAAATACCTGTTTATCCAATAAGATAGTTAACTATAAACTGTCCAATATGAAACTGAAATtagataaatttaaatttatataggaCTGATGCATTAAagctaaaagtttaaaaagaaaatctcAAAGGTTATACCTGTTTTGGCCTTGCACATGGTCGTGGACCATGATACTTGACAACCCCTGTCCATGATGCCACAAAGAAACTGCAAATCAACTCAACCAGAGCTCTCTGTGACCCATATAAACGTATATGTGATTAGCCATGGTTAAGCAAAGCAATGCAGGTATGTATTTGGCAAAATTTAAATCACAACATCAAATCTATAGAACTATGTATCACTAACATTAATAATATGTGCAAATTTGGGTGTGAATTAGCTATTAGCAAAGATCTGAAAAGATGCCAGAAATACAGCCATACCTCTAACCTTTTCCTCAATTTATCATGGCCTTTTAGTAGCATATGCACAGGAATGTAGCATGAGAGGAATATTATCCATCCTAGTGTTAGAATAATAACTCTGCAGTAGGCACAAGAGCAAAGAACCAAATGGTCATAAAATAATGCCCACTTAAGCATGAATACAGACTATATACATGGTTAGCATTCATAAAATTTACAGTCTGGAATGGGGCACGCTAGTGGGTTATTCCAGAGAGGAGAAGGTGATAAGCATAAGA
Coding sequences within:
- the LOC122593823 gene encoding glycerol-3-phosphate acyltransferase 9-like; amino-acid sequence: MSNKNKLSTSSSELDLDRPNIEDYFPSDSFQQLSPPHKKLLLRDLLDISPTLTEAAGAIVDDSFTRCFKSNPPEPWNWNIYLFPLWCLGVVVRYGVLFPTRVIILTLGWIIFLSCYIPVHMLLKGHDKLRKRLERALVELICSFFVASWTGVVKYHGPRPCARPKQVFVANHTSMIDFIVLEQMTAFAVIMQKHPGWVGLLQSTILESVGCIWFNRSEAKDREIVARKLREHVEGADNNPLLIFPEGTCVNNNYTVMFKKGAFELGATVCPIAIKYNKIFVDAFWNSKKQSFTTHLLQLMTSWAVVCDVWYLEPQNMKPGETAIEFAERVRHIISVRAGLKMVPWDGYLKYSRPSPKHRERKQQRFAESVLRRLEEK